In Ostrea edulis chromosome 4, xbOstEdul1.1, whole genome shotgun sequence, a single window of DNA contains:
- the LOC125669949 gene encoding uncharacterized protein LOC125669949 isoform X1, producing MIKLIKGPGPFQLMGTSTAADVFRDPLLIRETLLIGAFVLVLWYLYKLLLAPLFSPLRKIPGCPYIPLVGNMLEARKAEPMTNAIRWMKKYKSKIIRFYYFGGQERLLVADPEVCRQVLVTNSRNYNRSDVLSLFRNLTGSVPLFVLSGEPHHVIRKISNPAFSPAILFDMIPVFQEKALNLSIKWDSLLKDAPTEHADVQLQSNLQTMTLDVICECGFGYDTNFLKCSSPPEEELGIRSMVNGVREGFLDFLPFSKYFPTKAKNKLREDVKFTKALSEKIIESQEKESIHGSTKRDILTVLSSACDAEGSHLSKQELIDQIFGFLIAGFDTTSVALTWTLLQLSEKPDLQERVRGEILSVFGPDLNRPITHEELDALKLTTAVIKETQRLFPVIPVIFRTALTDDNFKGYHIPKGTVVGLHLGALHRLNWDNPEEFDPSRFMQQENLGSMTFLPFSYGPYMCIGHKFSMMEMKTVLSILLRKFSFEPKPGYTYRKFQSIVLRPNPSAVVRVKPQN from the exons ATGATAAAACTGATTAAAGGACCTGGCCCTTTCCAATTG atGGGAACTTCTACAGCAGCAGATGTGTTCAGGGACCCCCTGCTCATTCGAGAGACATTGTTGATAGGGGCTTTTGTTTTAGTTTTATGGTACCTGTACAAACTGTTGTTGGCTCCCTTATTCTCACCACTTCGAAAG ATACCAGGATGTCCGTATATACCACTAGTAGGAAACATGCTGGAAGCTCGTAAAGCAGAACCAATGACAAATGCAATCAG GTGGATGAAAAAGTATAAATCAAAGATCATTCGATTTTATTACTTTGGAGGGCAGGAGAGACTCTTGGTTGCAGATCCAGAAGTCTGCCGACAAGTTTTGGTCACCAACAGCCGTAATTACAATCGATCAGATGTATTATCATT GTTTAGGAATTTAACAGGATCAGTGCCCTTATTTGTCCTGTCAGGAGAACCGCATCATGTGATCAGAAAAATATCCAATCCCGCCTTCTCTCCAGCCATTTTGTTTG ATATGATCCCAGTATTTCAAGAGAAGGCACTAAATCTTAGCATCAAATGGGACAGTTTACTGAAAGATGCACCGACTGAGCATGCCGATGTTCAACTTCAATCCAATCTGCAAACCATG ACCTTAGATGTGATTTGTGAATGTGGTTTTGGGTACGATACAAATTTCCTGAAATGCTCCAGCCCTCCTGAAGAAGAACTGGGTATCCGTTCTATGGTCAATGGAGTGAGAGAGGG aTTTCTGGACTTTTTGCCGTTCTCTAAGTACTTTCCCACAAAAGCCAAGAATAAATTGCGTGAAGATGTCAAATTTACGAAAGCATTGTCCGAGAAGATTATTGAAAGTCAGGAGAAAGAAAGCATCCATG GGTCCACGAAGAGAGATATTCTGACGGTGTTGAGCAGTGCTTGCGATGCTGAAGGATCCCATTTATCTAAACAAGAGCTGATTGATCAAATTTTTGGATTCCTTATTGCTGGATTTGAT ACAACCAGTGTAGCACTCACTTGGACCCTTTTACAGCTCTCTGAGAAACCAGACCTGCAGGAAAGAGTCCGAGGAGAAATTCTTTCTGTGTTTGGTCCTGATTTAAACAGACCAATAACTCATGAAGAGTTGGATGCACTGAAACTCACTACTGCTGTTATTAAAGAAACTCAGAG ATTGTTCCCAGTCATACCTGTGATATTCCGGACAGCATTAACTGatgacaattttaaaggttACCACATTCCAAAGGGAACAGTAGTGGGATTGCACCTTGGTGCACTCCATAG GTTAAATTGGGACAATCCTGAAGAGTTTGATCCTAGTCGCTTCATGCAACAGGAAAACCTCGGGTCGATGACATTCCTCCCTTTTTCATACGGACCATACATGTGCATAGGCCACAAGTTTTCCATGATGGAAATGAAAACTGTGTTATCAATTTTACTaagaaaattttcttttgaaCCCAAACCTGGATACACGTACCGTAAATTTCAGTCCATTGTGTTGAGACCGAATCCCTCGGCAGTTGTTCGAGTGAAACCTCAAAATTGA
- the LOC125669949 gene encoding uncharacterized protein LOC125669949 isoform X2 produces MGTSTAADVFRDPLLIRETLLIGAFVLVLWYLYKLLLAPLFSPLRKIPGCPYIPLVGNMLEARKAEPMTNAIRWMKKYKSKIIRFYYFGGQERLLVADPEVCRQVLVTNSRNYNRSDVLSLFRNLTGSVPLFVLSGEPHHVIRKISNPAFSPAILFDMIPVFQEKALNLSIKWDSLLKDAPTEHADVQLQSNLQTMTLDVICECGFGYDTNFLKCSSPPEEELGIRSMVNGVREGFLDFLPFSKYFPTKAKNKLREDVKFTKALSEKIIESQEKESIHGSTKRDILTVLSSACDAEGSHLSKQELIDQIFGFLIAGFDTTSVALTWTLLQLSEKPDLQERVRGEILSVFGPDLNRPITHEELDALKLTTAVIKETQRLFPVIPVIFRTALTDDNFKGYHIPKGTVVGLHLGALHRLNWDNPEEFDPSRFMQQENLGSMTFLPFSYGPYMCIGHKFSMMEMKTVLSILLRKFSFEPKPGYTYRKFQSIVLRPNPSAVVRVKPQN; encoded by the exons atGGGAACTTCTACAGCAGCAGATGTGTTCAGGGACCCCCTGCTCATTCGAGAGACATTGTTGATAGGGGCTTTTGTTTTAGTTTTATGGTACCTGTACAAACTGTTGTTGGCTCCCTTATTCTCACCACTTCGAAAG ATACCAGGATGTCCGTATATACCACTAGTAGGAAACATGCTGGAAGCTCGTAAAGCAGAACCAATGACAAATGCAATCAG GTGGATGAAAAAGTATAAATCAAAGATCATTCGATTTTATTACTTTGGAGGGCAGGAGAGACTCTTGGTTGCAGATCCAGAAGTCTGCCGACAAGTTTTGGTCACCAACAGCCGTAATTACAATCGATCAGATGTATTATCATT GTTTAGGAATTTAACAGGATCAGTGCCCTTATTTGTCCTGTCAGGAGAACCGCATCATGTGATCAGAAAAATATCCAATCCCGCCTTCTCTCCAGCCATTTTGTTTG ATATGATCCCAGTATTTCAAGAGAAGGCACTAAATCTTAGCATCAAATGGGACAGTTTACTGAAAGATGCACCGACTGAGCATGCCGATGTTCAACTTCAATCCAATCTGCAAACCATG ACCTTAGATGTGATTTGTGAATGTGGTTTTGGGTACGATACAAATTTCCTGAAATGCTCCAGCCCTCCTGAAGAAGAACTGGGTATCCGTTCTATGGTCAATGGAGTGAGAGAGGG aTTTCTGGACTTTTTGCCGTTCTCTAAGTACTTTCCCACAAAAGCCAAGAATAAATTGCGTGAAGATGTCAAATTTACGAAAGCATTGTCCGAGAAGATTATTGAAAGTCAGGAGAAAGAAAGCATCCATG GGTCCACGAAGAGAGATATTCTGACGGTGTTGAGCAGTGCTTGCGATGCTGAAGGATCCCATTTATCTAAACAAGAGCTGATTGATCAAATTTTTGGATTCCTTATTGCTGGATTTGAT ACAACCAGTGTAGCACTCACTTGGACCCTTTTACAGCTCTCTGAGAAACCAGACCTGCAGGAAAGAGTCCGAGGAGAAATTCTTTCTGTGTTTGGTCCTGATTTAAACAGACCAATAACTCATGAAGAGTTGGATGCACTGAAACTCACTACTGCTGTTATTAAAGAAACTCAGAG ATTGTTCCCAGTCATACCTGTGATATTCCGGACAGCATTAACTGatgacaattttaaaggttACCACATTCCAAAGGGAACAGTAGTGGGATTGCACCTTGGTGCACTCCATAG GTTAAATTGGGACAATCCTGAAGAGTTTGATCCTAGTCGCTTCATGCAACAGGAAAACCTCGGGTCGATGACATTCCTCCCTTTTTCATACGGACCATACATGTGCATAGGCCACAAGTTTTCCATGATGGAAATGAAAACTGTGTTATCAATTTTACTaagaaaattttcttttgaaCCCAAACCTGGATACACGTACCGTAAATTTCAGTCCATTGTGTTGAGACCGAATCCCTCGGCAGTTGTTCGAGTGAAACCTCAAAATTGA